CACCAAGAGGACCACCAGATCCCACACCCCTTCCTCACCCAGCCCGTTGTTGCCAGCGCCGAAGCTCCTGGTGACCCAGTTCTTCAATCCCGGAATCCCACCACCTCCCAtttgttcctcttccagtggtgGTTGATACATCTCATGGCCTGTGAGCACAGAGCACATCCCTTCCTGCAATGGCTGGAAGTAAGGAGGAGGGGGCTGCTGAGATATACCTTTCCGGATGATAGACGGAACCATCTCCAGAGAAATCACTCCCGAACGAACGAAAACCACAATTCGGCACATGTAATTTCCCtccgaaggagagagagaaacccTGAGATTAGAAGGAAACGAGCATCAGGTTTTCTTTCCATTGCAAACAGATCGAGAGAAAAATCAAGCGTGGCGACTAGGGGAAGGGAAATTAGAGCTGGAGTACTTACAACAAGAACAGATGGGAAAGAGAGGCCAAGAGAGACCGTGTGCAGCTTCGATTCGATTCTAGAAAAAAGACGGCGATGAAGGAAGGGAGTGGAGGATGGGGCGGTGGAGCTCAG
This DNA window, taken from Phoenix dactylifera cultivar Barhee BC4 unplaced genomic scaffold, palm_55x_up_171113_PBpolish2nd_filt_p 000586F, whole genome shotgun sequence, encodes the following:
- the LOC120106639 gene encoding uncharacterized protein LOC120106639 yields the protein MCRIVVFVRSGVISLEMVPSIIRKGISQQPPPPYFQPLQEGMCSVLTGHEMYQPPLEEEQMGGGGIPGLKNWVTRSFGAGNNGLGEEGVWDLVVLLVQWGMGTCRDPSIHLAREHLSIEVSQGIGGLVGMKPICGTIVARRKAKQGKEDKFTWVSPRSLYLPLLSILIFFSSLGYSCCLQDMKNFTHCKSL